The following nucleotide sequence is from bacterium.
ACGATGGAATCGTCCTTTAATTGAAAGTTCATGTTGTTGGCGTCGACAAAGCCCGGATCTTTTTTCGTCAGATAGTTGTTTTTGAACTCGAACTGCGCGTGGATACCGACCAGGCGGAAGGACTCTTCGTAATTGTACAGCACATTGTTCTCCATCAGATTCCGCGCCGGATACATGCCTTCATAGGTTATTCCATCCTCTTTCAGGTCAAGCCAGTTTATCAGGTTCGGATAGCGCGTGCTGTAGGGCGGTTTTTTGATGTCGAGGCAGTGGGTCAGGCGGATGCGATAGATGCCGCGTTCGCCGAAAAAATAGTCCCATTGATCGAGGGCGAAATCCCACCACATGGATTTCATCAGCAGCGCCGGGCCATAGTTGTTGTCGATGAAAAGGTTGTTGCGCACCACAAGATCCTGGCCGCCGTTGCTGTACACAGTGCCGTAGGTGGCGGCCTGAAAGAAGATGTTTCCTTCCACCAGCGCCTCGCAGGAGGCGTCGTCAAAGTAGACGCCCATGATCCAACGCCGGTCGGTGCGGCCGACATGGTGGATAAAATTGTAGCGGATGATGTTGCCGCGGTCGCTGGGGTCTCTGCCCAGGTACCAGGCGGAAGCGTCGTTGGAGTTCATGGCCACGTGATGGATGTGATTGTACTCGAAGAGATGGTCGTTGCCGCGCACAAAGATGCCCTGGAGATCGGCATTATAGATTTCGTTGTGGCGGATCAGGTTGCCGCAGCCGTCCACATTGATGCCCGCCCACTGGGCTTTGTTGCGCAGCTGGAAATCATGGATCCGGCAGTTGCTGACGAAATTGCCGCCCGGGATTAATTCTTTTTTGCTGCCGCCGCCGATGACGATGCCGCCCGCGCCGTTGTTATACACGTCGCAGCTGAGTACGCCGTTATTTTTACCGCACTTTCTATCCCACACGGTGTTGTGATAATAATGGCCCTGAAAACTGCCGACTGCTTCGGAGACCGGAATCCCCTCATAATCGTCCGCCGTGGCATGGGGAAAAGTCTGGCGCGCGCCCTGACCGATGAGGATGCCGGTGGTGCCGGTGTTACGCACCGTACAGCCGGCGATCAGATTGTTCTCCCCATCCTCCATATAGATGCCCAGGCCTCGAGTGACTTCAACGGTCAGGCCGCTGATGATTACGTTCGATACGTTGATCAAGCTGAGCAAAGGTTCCTCGAGCATGGAGACTTCGATGAGCGCCTGCGACAGATCCCCTGGAGGGTAGAGGTAGAGCAGCCCGGTGGCACGGTCGAGATACCATTCGCCGGGGCTGTCGAGTTCTTCGAGCAGGTTCATGGCCACGTATTGGTTGAAATTTTCACCGCTGCCGATGCCATACATGTGCGGCTTGGTCAGAGTGACGCGCCGGGTGAGGGTGTCGATGGATTGCACTTTGATCTTGTCGTCGGCAAACCCGTACTTGAAGGCGCCTTGCAGCCAGATGTCTTCATTCTTGGACCAGCGGGCATGTCGGTCGTCGGTGTAGAGAAAAATTCCACCGCGGTCGCTATAGTCGCCGATGCGCGGAACAGAACCGGGATCGATCACCTCTCCGATGGCGATGCCGCCGTGGTTGGGATATCTCGCCAGCGTCATAATCTGATGATCGATGTACAGCTCCAGCGGCGCATTGACCACCGGCAGGCCATGCCCGAACTGCCGGTGCTCGCCGTAGTGGGTGATGCCGAGGCCGGCCAGGTCGACTTCCAGGATTTTGTCGCGAACTCCGGCATCGAACCGCTTTCGAATTTCCTGTGACGTGACCGGAATAAATCGCTTTGGATCGATACGCACGCCGCCGATCAACCGCACCTCGGTCCCTGCTTGAGCCGTATAGGTGATGGTCGCGTTTTTTTTACCGGAATCCCGCTCGTCCAGTCGAAAACATCTTTGCAGGGGATAATCGCCGGCACCGAGATAAACGGTAAAACCGTCCGGTGGAAGGCCTTTTTCCTGCTTGTATTTTCTGATCGCATCGCGGGCGCGCTCCAGTGTGGCGAACGGTCTTTTGGGGGTGCCCGGATTATGGTCGCTGCCGCTGCACGAGATATAGTAATCGCGCGCCAGAGTCATCTGAGTCAGCAGAAAAAAAGGATTACGCAAACTCTCATGGCAAACCTTTGAAGGTTGAAGAAAGGGGTGAAGGATTTGTTGGATTGATGGATAATGTGCTTGCTTCTGATTTACCGAATAGCTAGGTTTGATCCGGCCGCGGGCTGCGCTTCAACACTTTGCATGGGATTTTTTAGGATCCATGCAGCCGCCGCACAGCAAAGGGCTATCCGTCGTTCAATGTACGGCATAATCTTGATTAATTCAAGAGCCGATCGAGTCAAGGAGAAAATGACCGTTATGCAAGAACAGTGGCAGGCTTTGGATCGCCGAATCCAAACCTGGTGGGATGCGGAACTGCATACCGCCCGGGAACAGGACCTGGCGGATCCGAAAAGTCATGAGATCTGGTCTCCGACCGAGGAACATAGGCAGCGCAAGATGAGAAAACCGCAGCGTCCCACCC
It contains:
- a CDS encoding right-handed parallel beta-helix repeat-containing protein, yielding MRNPFFLLTQMTLARDYYISCSGSDHNPGTPKRPFATLERARDAIRKYKQEKGLPPDGFTVYLGAGDYPLQRCFRLDERDSGKKNATITYTAQAGTEVRLIGGVRIDPKRFIPVTSQEIRKRFDAGVRDKILEVDLAGLGITHYGEHRQFGHGLPVVNAPLELYIDHQIMTLARYPNHGGIAIGEVIDPGSVPRIGDYSDRGGIFLYTDDRHARWSKNEDIWLQGAFKYGFADDKIKVQSIDTLTRRVTLTKPHMYGIGSGENFNQYVAMNLLEELDSPGEWYLDRATGLLYLYPPGDLSQALIEVSMLEEPLLSLINVSNVIISGLTVEVTRGLGIYMEDGENNLIAGCTVRNTGTTGILIGQGARQTFPHATADDYEGIPVSEAVGSFQGHYYHNTVWDRKCGKNNGVLSCDVYNNGAGGIVIGGGSKKELIPGGNFVSNCRIHDFQLRNKAQWAGINVDGCGNLIRHNEIYNADLQGIFVRGNDHLFEYNHIHHVAMNSNDASAWYLGRDPSDRGNIIRYNFIHHVGRTDRRWIMGVYFDDASCEALVEGNIFFQAATYGTVYSNGGQDLVVRNNLFIDNNYGPALLMKSMWWDFALDQWDYFFGERGIYRIRLTHCLDIKKPPYSTRYPNLINWLDLKEDGITYEGMYPARNLMENNVLYNYEESFRLVGIHAQFEFKNNYLTKKDPGFVDANNMNFQLKDDSIVYQRIPGFQKIPFERIGLYADAYRKNLESK